A segment of the Lolium perenne isolate Kyuss_39 chromosome 3, Kyuss_2.0, whole genome shotgun sequence genome:
aagcaagaagtctcttgtgtccccaacacacctaataggtgcactagttcggcgaagagatagtgaaatacaggtggtatgaatgtatatgagcagagtaacggtgccagaaaagtgcttgctggcgtgtggttgatggtggtaatattgcgggaagtacagatgcagtaaaatagtaaacaagcagcgatagcagtatttaggaacaaggcctagggatcatactttcactagtggacactctcaacattgatcacataacagaataaataaatagatgctagactctacactctcttgttggatgatgaacaccactaactgtgtaggattacacgaaccctcaatgccggagttaacaagctccacaatattcgatgttcatatttaaataaccttagagtgcacgacagatcaacataaccaaaccaagtactaacatagcatgcacactgtcaccttcacactacgaaaggaggcatagatcacatcaatactatcatagcaatagttaacttcataatctacaagagatcacaatcatagcctacgccaagtactacacgatgcacacactgtcaccattacaccgtgcaggaggaatagagtactttaataacatcactagagtagcacatagaatagtagtgatacaaaactcatatgaatctcaatcatgtaaggcagctcatgagatcattgtattgaagtacataggagagagattaaccacatagctaccggtacagcccttagcctcgatggagaactactccctcctcatgggagacatcagcggtgatgaagatggcggtggagatggcagcggtgtcgatggagaagccttccgggggcacttcttcgtcccagcggcgtgccggaacagagactcctgtcccccagatcttggcttcgtgatggcggcggctctggatggtttctcgtaccgtggtttttccgtactaggatttctgaaaccaaaagcagcagaaaacagcaactggctcttcggcatctcgttaataggttagtgccggaaaatgcataaatatgacataaagtatgcagaaaacatgtagatatcatcaataatgtggcatggaacataagaaattatcgatacgtcgaagacgtatcagggTTCAATGAGACGAATTTGGCTCGAGGCGTTGGTACTTAGGAGAACGTGCACGAGAGCTATCATCAACAACATCAAGCTAGTTCCGGTAGGGGAGCGACGACAACGGCACGTCGACGATGTTGGGTTCCCGTAGCAGAAAGCAAAAAAAAATCCTACGACATAATACATAGCCAAGATCTATTCTATGGAGATGCAAAGTAGCAGAGGGATTCGGTGTTCATACCCTTAAAGACCGAAAAGATTAACATTTACAATGAACGTGTGTCGATGAAGTTGTACATCGACACCGACCTCATGGTCGTGAAGAAGTCCAACGATGAAGCGCTCCAAGTATTGCGCCTCCGCAGTTCTACACACGTAAAATGTATAGACGTCCCCCGGGCTCCAGTCCAACgaagcagcagaagtagtagatccggaCCGGTGTtccaacagcacgacggcgtgtggGTGGTGGAGAATACCTCAATCCTACACACGTTCCAAAACTTTGAAAATACACGTGACGTAGAGGAGAGAGGACTCAATGGATGAATGAGGGGAGCCCCTTGGGGCTCTTATATAGGGGTAAGGGGGAGGAGAAGGGGCCACCAAGGGGCTGCTGCTGCCCCTCCTTGTGCCGTTGccgccctagggttagggtttgggcgTGGCTGGCCCCACTTAGGTCGGCACCCCACCCTTCCCCTTTGGTGGCCCTGCCGACCCCCTTTATTAGCTGTCCAATGGTGGCCCAATTAGGGTTTCcctattattttttatttttatttaattATTTAATTCAAATAATTAAATAATCAACACATATATAagtctctgaataattcattgacCTCGGAACTTATTCCGACTCCTCTCCGGAAAAATTCTGGTGTTCTCTTTCTATTCTCATATATTACCGAATCTATCTCAAAGCCTCGTATATCCTTAAGTGTGCCACCTTACGGGTTCAGGAATTAGTAGACATGATCAAGACATCTCTCCAATCAATGACCatcacactactaggaaaagacaTGATCAGGGGTTCTGGAAAACCATAACGGTCCCTATGCAAACATGAATATGTATATCGCTTGAACCTCAACATCGAGTCTCATTCCTTTTGTTACACGATACCTAGTTTGTCCAAGACTTGATCTTCGAAATTCTTTATACCTAGTTCGATCTTGTTACCGACAAACACATTCAACTCGTTATCGTGATATCATATCctcgtgacctagtcacatgcctaCAAGCGATGTTGATATAATATCACCGGTGGGCCCTTTGGTATCTATCCATCACATGATGTACAAGTCCCGCTATTGACGCATACCTCTCAACCCATCCCATTGGAATATCTGAGTAGCACCTTTATGACTAGCCTCTTACGGTGTAGAGGTTGATGATGTCAAAACAACAGCCGGTGACAGTTATTAAATATGGTCTCACAGTCTAAAGATTAGGTTACAACATTTCATAACGGTATCGCAATGCTGAACTTTGTGACCTGATCACATTGCAATACCTTTATATGGGTGAGTCTCCATCACGTTCTCTAACATGAATCCATTATTAGTGACGTTGTTGTCCATGATCAGAAAACCTTGATCATCATATTAATCAATGGACTAGATTCACTAGGGACAGGTGTTTCGTTTACATAccgcacatgtatcaatgttttcgcttaatacaattataacatgGCATAAAACTAATTATGAACAATCACAGATATTATAATAAagcatctttatttgattgtctCTCGGACACATATCCAATAGATGGCTCGTTGTGGCAATGGTGGTGGTCGTTAGGTGATCCAAAGATCTCAATGCATTTTTTATTATGTTTGGAAGTGATTTGTACTTCTTTTGAATAGATCTAGACCCGTCTCACAAAAAAAGTAACGTATATAATAGGCATAAGAAATGACAATGTATAAAACAAAAGAATTAGTAATAAAAGCCTAGAATGCCTAAGCTATATAACAAAGGAAAAATTACTTGGAAAAGATGTCGGTGTCTTCTTCTCCTCCAATTTCCAAAAACGTTAACAATTGATTGGAAAAGATTTAACCAAACTTTTTAGTGTTTTAGCATGAGATCCCCAATGAGTTTCTACAGGTATTTGAAGGCATTACTCCTTATTTAGTCATGTACCAGTAGTAAGTTGCCCACACCCTAAAGCATTGCTCATTTCTTCAAGATTAATATATCTAATCATGTTCTAGTGATCCTCAAGTATAGACAAGAAACCAAATCTGGACGCCTGTGGTTTCAAAATCAGGCGTTGGACTTGTACATTCACTCTCCATGAACAGTGAGTGAGCTGAGCAGCCTTTTAGAGCAGAATCAACGCTCAGTTTTTTTCTTTTGGGAAAAAGGAAATCTGGGCTTTAAAGTTTAAAACAATTCTGAAAAAATCCTGGATATAATCAACAATACATTTTACTTGTCTGCAAAAGTATGAAAAACATTATATTAATAGGCTTGGCAAAAATGCAAAAGTGTGGATCAGTGTGTGGTGAACAGTTCATATATTTGGAACTTCCAGAATTTGCACATGTGTCATTTTTGCTCAGCCCAGAATAAAAGGTATTTCGAATTGAAAATATCCACTCTTGTACTGTACATCGTTGACTACATTCAAGACTTTTTTTCGAATTTGTGAAACTCTGAAATCAAGTTTTCAAAATTTCGAGTTCACTGTGGCACGGGCTAACAGATGGTTTTTGACATACTAGGCTTTCCACACTTTTCCAATAATTCCTGCTTTTATTTAGAAGACACGTATTCACAGACTGACCACATGGCTTGCAGAAGAGAAGCCCTGTCAATCAATTATTGGTCAGATAAGATTGACACCCTATGATCCTATCAAGCAAGCTGGTTTTTCTATAAGCTTACTTAAATCTTTCGAATTTTTACCGACCGGTCCTTTGGATGAGGCATCTTAATGAATCATCGCATGTGCAGCAAGAGCATTTCTGGGTTCTCCACCATGCATTTCCACTCGTTGCAGAACCTTGCAACCGTGGCACCGTCAACAACTCGGTGATCTGCTCCAACAGTCACCTACATGTCATACAATGGAATGTTCGAGTAAGTGCAAGTAATGTAAGCCCAGGGCTAGTCAAAGCGTGTACATCAATGATCATACATTGATTATTGAAGAAGGATAGACGTTTCCTTCATCATCGAAGCGAGGGAGTTTCTGAATGCGGCCTAGAGCAATTATGGCAACTTCAGGCAGGTTGAGAACCGGGGAGCCAAACTTTCCACCGATGGAGCCTATGTTGCTTAGCGTTATGGTTCCATCAGTGATATCTGTGCTGCTTAGTTTGTTGTTCGAGGCCATCTCATGTAATCGTGACAATTCCTTTGTAATCTGGTGCAATCATgttgacaaatttcggcaggtaagCAGGAAAACAACTATGTCCAAATGAAgatatgattggatggactacaaACGACATGTTGtcttgtttcaaaaaaaagtaACAATATGTTGTCAAAGGGACACTAGTTTAGCCAATCATCGAAAATGGAATATTGAGTTTGATAAGCCACCCAGCTGCAAATTATTTCAAGGTTTGTCTAGGGTCTTATCTGAATAACACAGATAGCATTCATTTAGAACTCTGAGCACACAAATTTATCATGGATTTACGGAGAAAAGAAGTTGCTGCTAACCTCCAATATATTAAGTGACTGAACTTTCTTGATGTATGGCACCACTAACCCATGTTCTGTAGCCATAGCTACCCCAATGTTGTGGGATCCTAGACAAATAACAAACTAATGTCATGATACTTTCAGTACAAAAGGTGCCTTGCAGAGAATTAATTGCATAAACGTCTTTATATGGTGCACCATGTAGAAATAACCTAACATcagtattcataaataggtacgaTGCTTCATATCTTATTGCAGACTAGCAAATACATAAAATGCGAACTCATCTATAAGACACGGTATTTGGAAGACATTCAGCCGAACTGCAAGATTTGGCAGGTGGCATGTCCTGGTTTACATACAGGCGCACAAAAAACACCTTTTTACATACAGTTCATATTgaagtactccctccattccaaaaTAAGTGTCACAACTTTGtcaaaatatggatgtatctataaaTTGGAATACTTCTAGATACATgcttatctagacaaagctgtgaCACTTATTTGGGAACGGAGTAGTACTAGTTAAAACTCGAAATGGGAGAATGCGAGTATATCTTCTGCAAGGAATTTCCATACTACTACAGTACTATCCCCGAGTGATTCATTTCCCGGATGATGGAGACAAGAGAAGAATGCTGAACTCAAAGATTGCATACCTTTGAAAATAACTTCATTCGTTTCTTCAATGAAAGaactattcaacaaagggtatttACTTAGTGCCATAGAAAGAGATTTAATGAGGAATGGAAGGAAGGTGTGCTTTATAGTCTGATCTTTATTTTCCTTTTGAAACAATGCCTTAAGTTCTATAAGAGCATCACATTTTATTTCCTCCAGATAATGAAAATGTGGTACTTTTGCAGCCAGGCTCATTGATTTCACCATTGTCCTCTGGTATCCCCTGGAGAACGGCGTCTTCCCGTTATAGACTGGAGAGGTTCTATATTTGATTAGCAATATCAAACAAGGCTATAAAAAAATAATGTCATACCTGAGCAGAATTCTCTTATCTTCATAAGTATGTGTTTCCAGAAATGATTTTCCTCCCACCGGTAACTCAACTTGACCAATGTTCTCTTCCAGAGATGATAGCGGCTCCTGGCAAAGACCCTTGCTGGCAGCGTAATTCAACACGTCTTCTTTCAAAATTCTACCATCTTTTCCTGACCCTTGAATATCATTTAtgttaagcccatagtgcttcactAGATGCCTAACAGCTGGTGTGGAGAGAGATCCACAAGGAGCATTGCCTTCACCGAAGGGACTCGTAGAACCCATTCCAAGTGAAATGTCAGAGGATGAAGATATACTATCATGAGATACAACTTGGCTGTCGCCCACAATCATCTTAAGTAAAGTTTCACCAACCTAAGAATCATAGATTGACTTcagaaaatcaaggagaataagTCCAACAGATATACTGATACTTAAAACAAAGAGCATAATAGAGTTGTCCACAGTATTCCAGGATGTCTGTTGAAATAAACCATGAAAAAGGGTGACATCTATGAGAAGTAACCTAAGCTACCTTTACTATGTCACCAGGGGCAAAGTGAATCTGATGTACTGTTCCCTTGAAACGACTTGTTATTTCAATAGTTGCTTTGTCGCTTTGTACTTCACAGAGCTGCTGAAATTCATCTACTTGGTCACCCTGCAAAATAAGCAAGAAAAAAAATCCATATATATTGTGACGAAAAAAATGACAGAACAGATTGTCGGATTATACGAACATTCTGCAGATTATATGCAGCAATATCTTAGTGGTTATTCCTGAATTTGTAATTACATAGATGTTTCTTGCCATTAGTTTCTTAATTTATTTACCAAGTTTAGCAACATAGAGGAGAAGAGGACTTTTAATGCGATGAAAGAGATCCTTttcaataaataaaataaaatatgaaGCCATACTTCGGAGTCGGTCCATGTGTCTTATGACAGAACACTTCACATGCCAATAGCAAATCAGTCAGGAGCTGGGACATAACTCAGATTCCAGCATATTCAGGTATAGGTGTTCGAATGAAGACAACTTCTTTTTGTTGCCTATACATATGACTGCCTTGTGCATGCTGTGCTTTCTTATCCACTTTGTTAGTTTTTATGAGACACACCTATTATCTGTCTCGCTATAGTTGATTGTTTagttaaagtttttttttttgcaaattaaaaTTGGCTAAAGAAGAATTGTGTCTGTGATGTACTTTCTTATGCTACATGAATAAGCAGGTAACCAAGCATGCCCTTTTTTGTTTTATAGAACAATTTACAATTGAATTAAAAAAAGTTGaggaaataaaaaaattacatggtATCTTTGCAAAGATGTAATCCTTACCGAGGATAACCTTGCAAAGCACAACTGGCATGGGAGCTTATGGTGTTGTTTTTGTCATCATCACGAGACAATCAAAATTCTGTTCTTCCAATGCAAGTTCGCCCATTCTATATCTTGTTTTCACCACGTAGTGTTGCAAATATATTTGACAATTGGTTATGTGGAGATTGGAGAAATGGATACTTTTATTCCACATGGCGGCATAATCTACAGATCAGCTCCACAACCTTAGGCGCTTTATGAGTCTTTTCTTGTGTCGGTCTCTTTTTGTCATGTCCCCACCTACTTCAAATGTGGAGATGGACCCGGATGTCGACCCAGGCTGATTACAGCGTGGGCCAACACCCCTAGAAGGCCCAAGAGGGCGAGTCTTGTGAGTGAACCCTAGTGTGTGTGGGTCCTAACTGTAAGGGTGAGGTGAGTTTTAAACCTCTGTCTCGTCTCTGTTGGAACTATGCTTGGAATGAGTGATatgatctggatctggatctcatctctcttccatggttCCTCATCCCCTTCTTCCTTGTACCGCACGAAATTCCCGATTCTACCGATTGATTGTGAGCGATCCGTTCCCTGGGTCCTGACATCTTGGCATCAGAGCCTTGCAACGCTTGGAAACTAATTTGGAAAAGTTGGGCGCCCCCGCGGGTCAAATTCTTCCTATGGCTGGCCAACAAGAACAGATGCTGGACGGCCGACCGTTTGCAACGCCGAGGCCTCCAACACAACCCTCGGTGCACCCTGTGTGATCAAGAGCCGGAGACAATGCATCACTTACTCATCACATGCCCTTTCTCGAGGCAAGTGTGGCATGAGACACTATCCTTGCTACGACTATATGCCGGCCACCTGATGGAGAGCCATCGCTCAACGAATGGTGGCTCACGGCCAAACTTGCCACGCCAAAACCCATGCGCAAAGGTCTGGCCTCCGCCACGCTTCTAACATCATGGATGATCTGGAAGCAGAGGAACGCCTGCACCTTCGACAACGAGCGGCCCTCGATCTCTGTAACTCTGGATAGGATTAGGAGTGAGGCGGCGCTTTGGGCGAAAGCCGGAGCACCTGGTCTTAAGAGACATCATCCCAACCACCTGGGACGTGCATTAATCCCTGTATCTTTAATTCTGCACTAACCCTCTTAGGAGGCTTAATTGTACTCTTCTTCTTTGCAATGAAAAGAAACGCAATGtcattgcgttttctcgaaaaagaGCCTTGGATTCGCTCGCGGCGCTCATTATCCTCGAGTTCAATCTATAACATCCACTGCGAAAGGTGCTGTCCAATTTCAGTTGGACGGCGCAAAATACTGAGCAGGGTTAAATCAGATCAGAATTGAGGCACGGCGCCATCGAAGCCTTCTACCGTCAATTGTGAGCGATCCGTTCCCTGGTCCTCACATTTTTCCCCTTTTGTTACGCGGCTATGTGCATCCCAACTATGCAGATACCGGGTGTGACCCTTGTGGCTTGTATCGCCTTG
Coding sequences within it:
- the LOC127293461 gene encoding lipoamide acyltransferase component of branched-chain alpha-keto acid dehydrogenase complex, mitochondrial → MAWSRLASNSRLRPRPIPVVPRPTKQPPLPHLLARPTAPSPPLHRLLLPLSPLRFAATAASSSFARLPDDDWRRALAGRGRWFASDASAAQMPAGEVAELVEVPLAQTGEGIAECELLRWFVTEGDQVDEFQQLCEVQSDKATIEITSRFKGTVHQIHFAPGDIVKVGETLLKMIVGDSQVVSHDSISSSSDISLGMGSTSPFGEGNAPCGSLSTPAVRHLVKHYGLNINDIQGSGKDGRILKEDVLNYAASKGLCQEPLSSLEENIGQVELPVGGKSFLETHTYEDKRILLRGYQRTMVKSMSLAAKVPHFHYLEEIKCDALIELKALFQKENKDQTIKHTFLPFLIKSLSMALSKYPLLNSSFIEETNEVIFKGSHNIGVAMATEHGLVVPYIKKVQSLNILEITKELSRLHEMASNNKLSSTDITDGTITLSNIGSIGGKFGSPVLNLPEVAIIALGRIQKLPRFDDEGNVYPSSIINVTVGADHRVVDGATVARFCNEWKCMVENPEMLLLHMR